The following proteins come from a genomic window of Bartonella apihabitans:
- a CDS encoding MotB family protein codes for MNSDEPEEHNEIIIVRRGGQGEGEHHGGAWEVAYADFMTSMMAFFLVMWLINAANEETKAAVASYFNPIKLVDRRTNPKGIQDNDAVGDNDQKSGNEAHGEPGAKESSEDQSSADQQKMMSEPYEELDKIAQKSAAEGSQGDGAGGNAEGGSQKGASEGTAYRDPFSPDYWTKNASHEIAETDGGPSQNSGGRDPNQPSQPGVAIPQQAASEPAVPGNEGKPVQAAQENQQAPKDQSSNENKPENAANAEAQKNGEQSTETNKNGQAGKTSGESAQVAEPQVNFSKAETPQEAAKDKSLPQVVREISDELSKLIKDTKSTQQPMVRVVSVKDGVAIELMDQAHYGMFAVGSAKPDKKVVDLLAGVAKILQDKKGDVIIAGHTDSRPYRNATYDNWQLSSSRAQMAYYMLVRGGLDEKRILRVEGYADRQLKNKADPYAAENRRIEIFMRLPQGETEGKGDEANTDKAGGATKVEKKQ; via the coding sequence ATGAACTCCGACGAGCCCGAAGAACACAATGAAATTATTATAGTCCGTCGCGGTGGACAGGGCGAGGGCGAACACCATGGTGGCGCCTGGGAAGTTGCCTATGCCGATTTTATGACATCGATGATGGCATTCTTTCTGGTTATGTGGCTGATCAATGCTGCGAATGAAGAAACCAAAGCAGCCGTCGCGAGCTATTTCAATCCTATAAAACTGGTTGACCGTCGCACCAATCCGAAAGGCATTCAGGACAATGATGCGGTGGGCGACAATGACCAGAAATCCGGCAATGAAGCCCATGGCGAACCCGGTGCCAAGGAGAGCAGTGAAGACCAATCCAGTGCCGACCAGCAAAAAATGATGAGCGAGCCTTATGAAGAGCTCGACAAGATAGCTCAAAAATCGGCAGCGGAAGGTTCTCAGGGAGACGGGGCAGGAGGAAATGCCGAAGGCGGCTCACAAAAAGGAGCAAGCGAAGGAACAGCTTATCGCGATCCATTTTCACCGGATTACTGGACCAAAAATGCCTCGCATGAAATAGCCGAGACCGATGGAGGTCCAAGTCAGAACTCGGGTGGGCGTGATCCAAATCAACCGAGCCAGCCCGGAGTAGCAATACCGCAACAAGCGGCGAGTGAACCCGCTGTTCCCGGAAATGAAGGTAAGCCGGTACAGGCTGCTCAGGAAAACCAGCAAGCACCAAAAGATCAGTCTTCCAATGAGAACAAGCCTGAAAATGCTGCAAATGCCGAAGCTCAAAAGAACGGTGAGCAATCAACGGAGACAAATAAAAATGGGCAGGCAGGGAAAACAAGCGGAGAGTCGGCACAGGTAGCCGAACCGCAAGTCAATTTCAGCAAGGCCGAAACACCGCAAGAAGCGGCCAAGGATAAATCATTGCCGCAAGTTGTTCGTGAAATTTCGGACGAGTTGAGCAAACTGATCAAGGATACGAAAAGTACACAGCAACCGATGGTTCGGGTTGTCTCGGTCAAGGATGGCGTCGCTATAGAATTGATGGATCAGGCGCATTACGGAATGTTTGCTGTCGGTTCTGCGAAACCGGACAAAAAAGTGGTCGATCTTTTGGCCGGCGTTGCAAAAATTCTGCAAGATAAAAAAGGTGATGTTATTATTGCAGGCCATACAGATTCCCGCCCTTATAGAAATGCCACTTATGACAATTGGCAATTATCAAGTTCGCGCGCCCAAATGGCTTATTACATGCTGGTGCGTGGCGGGCTTGATGAAAAACGTATTCTCCGCGTCGAGGGCTATGCAGATCGGCAATTGAAAAACAAGGCTGATCCTTATGCAGCAGAAAACCGTCGCATAGAAATATTCATGCGCTTGCCACAAGGTGAAACGGAAGGGAAAGGCGACGAAGCCAATACGGATAAGGCAGGTGGCGCGACTAAAGTGGAGAAGAAACAATGA
- a CDS encoding chemotaxis protein: MTNRFFKMICLAGVALPLLASTPLQAQLAESSLGPVQLIRSLESLQDDIASGQPGALQMQPRVLANIGQKFLNEDPSTWENAQNIFAALTYLFNGGNPDVVETILKNAPDGIIPKNYIDGARAYAHHKKNRFLKAFDNLPEDDSEVPAALLLSITLSTVADMAEASPEKASARLNWVRLAAPGSLFEEAAIRRQIKVASMIGDIKLLRLLTRNYVTRFSKSPYANEFWRDFATTLPLLDNRLDDQQLSEFINFAPKTIQLVIYLKISRTALIDARMARAHFGAEKALDIAHSLNVSDASARLYYAASSVGSTAAEDAGAMLKTISVNELPEKDRPLLMAAQAVAKGVVLDTSVLPKQTDNDEEDDDQSALKEAVGVPVDQVGTKTNEPLPTPTNTASGQKDEQKTSSEIDQFMQQTQKKIDDVDKLLEKK, encoded by the coding sequence ATGACAAATCGTTTCTTTAAAATGATATGTCTTGCCGGTGTGGCATTGCCACTTCTGGCATCGACTCCGCTACAAGCCCAACTTGCCGAATCTTCATTGGGACCGGTTCAACTTATCCGCTCTTTGGAAAGCCTACAAGATGACATTGCCAGCGGACAACCCGGTGCGTTGCAAATGCAACCGCGTGTTCTTGCCAATATCGGACAAAAATTTTTAAACGAGGATCCATCAACCTGGGAAAATGCGCAAAATATTTTTGCAGCATTGACCTATCTGTTTAATGGTGGAAACCCCGATGTTGTGGAAACCATTCTCAAAAATGCACCGGACGGGATTATTCCGAAGAATTATATTGATGGTGCGCGTGCCTATGCCCACCACAAAAAAAATAGATTTCTAAAAGCTTTTGACAATTTGCCGGAAGATGATTCAGAAGTTCCTGCAGCATTGTTACTTTCCATTACTTTAAGCACTGTTGCCGATATGGCCGAGGCGAGCCCGGAAAAAGCATCCGCTCGTCTCAACTGGGTAAGATTGGCAGCACCCGGATCATTATTTGAAGAAGCAGCGATACGTCGCCAGATCAAAGTTGCTTCTATGATCGGCGATATCAAGCTTTTACGGCTTCTTACCAGAAATTATGTTACACGTTTCTCGAAATCTCCCTATGCAAATGAATTCTGGCGTGATTTCGCGACAACTTTACCTTTGCTGGATAATCGCCTTGATGATCAACAATTAAGCGAGTTTATCAACTTTGCTCCCAAAACAATCCAGTTGGTTATCTATTTGAAGATTAGCCGTACCGCCTTGATAGATGCGCGTATGGCACGCGCCCATTTTGGAGCTGAAAAGGCACTTGATATCGCCCATAGCCTGAATGTCTCGGACGCGTCGGCGCGCCTTTATTATGCAGCAAGTTCGGTAGGTTCGACAGCAGCAGAAGATGCCGGAGCAATGTTGAAAACAATTTCCGTGAACGAATTGCCGGAAAAAGACCGGCCATTGCTGATGGCTGCACAGGCTGTAGCAAAAGGTGTTGTCCTTGATACAAGCGTTTTGCCAAAGCAAACCGATAATGATGAAGAAGATGACGATCAATCGGCACTGAAAGAAGCGGTGGGCGTGCCTGTTGATCAGGTCGGTACGAAAACAAATGAGCCTTTACCGACGCCAACAAATACCGCTTCGGGGCAAAAAGACGAACAAAAGACTTCGAGCGAAATTGATCAATTTATGCAGCAGACACAAAAGAAAATAGATGATGTAGACAAATTATTGGAGAAAAAATGA
- a CDS encoding pentapeptide repeat-containing protein: MSFATLSFAILSFADLSFAILSFADLSAKALSEFDFADWRSASLEEPDLLLSPALFKTSLKLSCDGCGICWDFLLSVLI; the protein is encoded by the coding sequence TTGTCATTTGCAACCTTGTCTTTTGCAATCTTGTCATTTGCAGACTTGTCATTCGCGATCTTGTCATTTGCAGACTTGTCCGCAAAGGCTTTATCCGAATTTGATTTTGCCGATTGGCGGTCTGCTTCTCTTGAAGAACCGGACCTGCTATTGTCTCCAGCCTTGTTCAAAACATCACTAAAGCTTTCTTGTGACGGCTGTGGGATTTGCTGGGACTTTTTATTATCAGTCCTGATTTGA
- a CDS encoding flagellar hook-length control protein FliK, with amino-acid sequence MRVLRIKLNPENLGMVEARLRKTNDGLQIEIHAERQETARLLAADNHALHKALEKSGVSDNGQLSIMIVDKSSQTVQQGQSANSGQSNSQDNSGQNFNGQRQSAGQQGQGGHNASRQTFSEFPFTDTPLHEEDVRVENTRRDPRRLVV; translated from the coding sequence ATGCGTGTATTGCGCATAAAGTTGAATCCTGAAAATCTTGGTATGGTCGAAGCAAGGTTGCGCAAAACCAATGATGGTCTCCAGATTGAAATTCATGCCGAACGTCAGGAAACGGCTCGCCTCCTTGCAGCCGATAATCATGCTCTGCATAAAGCTCTGGAAAAGTCCGGGGTCAGTGATAACGGACAGCTCTCAATCATGATTGTTGATAAAAGTTCACAAACTGTCCAGCAAGGGCAATCAGCCAATTCCGGCCAGTCCAACTCTCAGGATAATAGTGGTCAGAATTTTAATGGTCAGCGGCAGTCTGCAGGTCAGCAAGGTCAAGGTGGGCATAATGCTTCAAGGCAAACATTTAGCGAGTTTCCTTTCACTGACACGCCTTTGCACGAAGAAGATGTACGTGTCGAAAATACTCGTCGCGATCCTCGCCGTCTGGTGGTCTAG
- a CDS encoding response regulator transcription factor — MIIVVDERKLVTDGYSALFAREGISATGLSSADFDDWVETAPKSEMSAVEAILLGDCKDRIELPKKIRAHCDAPVLAVTETNSLEQTLALFQAGIDDVLRKPIHVREILARVAAIRRRMGGEIRQSDAAVVLGPISVFNDGRDPKINGVDFVLPRRERRILEYLVANHGRRVNKTQIFNAIYGVFDAEVEENVVESHISKLRKKLKAKLGTDVIDSKRFLGYSLNID; from the coding sequence ATGATAATAGTTGTAGACGAACGCAAGCTGGTGACTGATGGTTATTCTGCCTTGTTCGCACGGGAAGGGATCTCGGCAACAGGTTTATCATCTGCCGATTTTGATGATTGGGTAGAAACCGCCCCGAAATCGGAAATGTCAGCAGTCGAAGCAATTCTTCTTGGTGATTGCAAAGACCGCATTGAGCTGCCAAAGAAAATTCGCGCTCATTGTGATGCTCCTGTATTGGCCGTCACAGAAACCAATTCGCTTGAACAGACACTGGCACTCTTTCAGGCCGGAATTGACGATGTATTGCGCAAACCTATTCATGTTCGTGAAATATTGGCTCGTGTTGCAGCAATACGCCGTCGTATGGGTGGCGAAATTCGCCAATCGGATGCTGCCGTTGTTCTTGGGCCGATCAGCGTGTTCAATGATGGTCGTGACCCGAAAATCAATGGGGTCGATTTTGTTCTTCCCCGTCGCGAACGTCGCATTCTTGAATATCTTGTAGCCAATCATGGCCGTCGTGTTAACAAAACACAGATTTTCAATGCGATATATGGCGTGTTTGATGCTGAAGTAGAAGAAAATGTCGTTGAAAGTCACATCAGCAAATTGCGTAAAAAACTGAAAGCCAAACTTGGAACTGATGTTATTGATTCAAAACGGTTCCTCGGTTATAGCTTGAATATTGATTAA
- a CDS encoding flagellar hook protein FlgE — translation MGIYGMMRTGVAGMNAQANRLTGVADNVANVSTAGYKRTDTQFSDLVMPSTRNAYQSGGVTTTVRHDISMQGAGRGTGKPGDIMLEGNGFFRVQDEAGTEYLTRAGSFQRNGQGYLQNAAGFYLLDETGKRVIIKGGAGELMQGKVTENINLTANLQADKKAIKRTGNDKVDFDIKNEKSYHFKKSKTIYDEQGTAVDVDFYFTKTDDNTWEIKTYVGDQNIALATKDQDGKTILKPDTNPDDKIPKTVITGLKFDKEGNLAGLVDSDGNTLLGVDGKPDLNIKIGLDVPNVNKEAGTNKVTTFSTMVNLYNPDKDGKTSLTQIGANFTFDAEADGYAPGTYKGFSFGTNGEIQVSYSNSQIRTIGTVGLSTVTAPDSLVPLTGTVFQAVPEAGGQTFGHPGEGTFGVLRSGMLEESNADIGDELTDMIEAQRNYTANSKVFQTGSEVMDVIVNLKR, via the coding sequence ATGGGTATTTACGGTATGATGCGTACCGGCGTTGCAGGAATGAACGCACAGGCAAACAGACTTACAGGCGTTGCAGATAACGTCGCTAACGTTAGTACGGCAGGTTACAAGCGGACGGATACCCAGTTTTCCGATCTGGTTATGCCATCAACGCGTAATGCTTATCAGTCCGGTGGTGTCACGACAACTGTTCGCCATGATATTTCAATGCAGGGTGCAGGGCGCGGTACAGGAAAGCCGGGCGACATTATGCTTGAAGGCAACGGCTTTTTCCGTGTGCAAGATGAAGCCGGAACCGAATATCTGACCCGTGCCGGTTCTTTCCAGAGGAACGGTCAAGGTTATCTACAAAATGCAGCAGGATTTTATCTGCTGGATGAAACCGGCAAACGCGTCATAATTAAAGGTGGCGCGGGTGAATTGATGCAAGGTAAAGTGACCGAGAATATCAACCTTACCGCCAACCTACAGGCTGATAAAAAAGCTATCAAAAGAACAGGTAATGATAAGGTAGATTTTGATATTAAAAATGAAAAATCTTATCATTTTAAAAAATCTAAAACAATTTACGATGAACAAGGTACAGCTGTTGATGTTGATTTTTATTTTACAAAAACAGATGATAACACATGGGAAATAAAAACCTATGTTGGAGATCAAAATATAGCCTTGGCAACTAAAGATCAAGACGGGAAAACAATATTAAAACCAGACACAAACCCGGATGATAAAATTCCGAAAACTGTAATAACTGGCCTTAAATTTGATAAAGAAGGAAATCTGGCAGGCCTTGTTGACTCCGATGGTAATACCCTTCTTGGCGTCGACGGTAAGCCCGATCTCAACATAAAAATTGGTCTTGACGTTCCTAATGTTAACAAAGAGGCAGGTACTAATAAGGTAACAACTTTTTCTACAATGGTTAATCTTTATAATCCGGATAAAGATGGGAAAACAAGTCTGACACAGATTGGTGCCAACTTCACATTCGATGCGGAAGCTGACGGTTATGCACCAGGTACCTATAAAGGTTTCAGTTTTGGAACAAATGGCGAAATACAGGTCAGCTATAGTAATAGTCAGATAAGAACAATCGGCACCGTTGGCCTTTCCACAGTGACAGCGCCTGACTCGCTTGTTCCTCTTACCGGAACAGTGTTCCAGGCAGTGCCCGAAGCTGGTGGTCAGACATTCGGACATCCGGGTGAAGGTACATTCGGCGTTTTGAGAAGTGGCATGTTGGAAGAGTCAAACGCCGATATCGGCGATGAATTGACAGACATGATCGAAGCACAGCGCAATTATACTGCGAACTCGAAAGTGTTCCAAACGGGTTCGGAAGTAATGGATGTTATTGTCAATTTGAAACGATAG
- the flgK gene encoding flagellar hook-associated protein FlgK, translating into MTLGTALSTARNSLKTSSGQMSVVSQNIGSARDTNYTHRTTHVLSGANGMVSSKVIRDDNPELLGNYLLKSSQSAAAAAINDGATQLSNIYGTNDFENSPSRLLDDFKKALQFYANNPSQRTAGDAAIDKAKDLANSLNAGSKAIDKLRTDTDSEIKDSVDHINDLLKQFQQVEKEIVNEKGSGRDGYAYMDQRDAILKELSQEIGITTVTHPDGTMSIYGMDDSTLYDKVPRQVSYSPSAPLVAGKAGNPVLVDGVPLSHDAFNSPNGSGKLGGLLKVRDEIAPQYQKQLDEIANALTDIFKGPPALFEGGDETNVTGTAGRISVNPEFDSNTVDGGPGKAR; encoded by the coding sequence ATGACACTAGGTACAGCACTTTCGACAGCAAGAAATTCACTCAAGACATCGTCTGGACAGATGAGTGTTGTATCCCAGAATATTGGTAGTGCGCGTGACACAAACTATACTCATCGCACTACCCACGTCCTATCTGGTGCCAATGGCATGGTGAGTTCCAAAGTTATTCGGGATGACAATCCCGAACTTCTTGGAAACTACCTTCTCAAGTCAAGTCAATCGGCAGCGGCTGCAGCTATAAATGACGGTGCAACACAGCTCTCGAACATCTATGGTACAAACGATTTTGAAAATTCTCCGTCGCGTTTGCTTGATGATTTCAAAAAAGCTTTGCAGTTCTACGCCAATAATCCAAGCCAAAGAACAGCGGGTGATGCTGCCATTGACAAGGCAAAAGATCTTGCCAACAGTTTGAATGCCGGTTCCAAGGCAATTGATAAATTACGCACCGATACAGATAGCGAGATCAAGGATTCTGTTGATCACATCAATGATCTTTTAAAGCAATTTCAGCAAGTCGAGAAAGAAATTGTCAATGAAAAAGGGTCGGGGCGCGATGGCTATGCCTATATGGATCAACGTGATGCAATTCTTAAGGAATTGTCTCAGGAAATTGGTATAACCACTGTTACTCATCCCGACGGGACAATGTCGATCTACGGGATGGATGACAGCACGCTTTATGACAAGGTACCGCGTCAGGTTTCATATTCTCCAAGCGCACCATTAGTGGCAGGAAAAGCGGGTAACCCTGTCCTTGTTGATGGCGTTCCTCTTTCGCATGATGCTTTCAATTCTCCTAATGGTTCTGGCAAGCTTGGCGGTTTGCTGAAAGTTCGTGATGAAATTGCGCCGCAATATCAAAAACAACTTGATGAAATAGCAAATGCGCTGACCGATATTTTTAAAGGGCCTCCCGCTCTCTTTGAGGGAGGTGACGAAACTAACGTTACCGGAACGGCGGGTAGAATTAGCGTTAATCCGGAATTTGATAGTAATACGGTTGACGGTGGTCCAGGAAAAGCTCGGTAA
- a CDS encoding flagellar basal body rod C-terminal domain-containing protein, with amino-acid sequence MVQEKLGKDLQKLVDNLDKPRNFAKDTGLDSTQSIASYTKQSLSWMEGVRKSATSDNEYKSTMFSRAGEALSNETGVNTDDEMALMLQLEQTYSATARIITTVGKMLDDLMSAVR; translated from the coding sequence GTGGTCCAGGAAAAGCTCGGTAAAGATCTTCAGAAACTGGTCGACAATTTGGATAAACCCCGTAATTTCGCTAAAGATACAGGGCTTGATAGTACTCAAAGTATCGCGTCTTACACCAAGCAATCTTTGTCATGGATGGAAGGCGTACGCAAGTCCGCAACTTCGGATAACGAATATAAAAGCACAATGTTCAGCCGTGCGGGCGAAGCTTTGTCTAATGAAACCGGTGTAAATACTGATGATGAAATGGCTCTTATGCTTCAATTAGAGCAGACTTATTCAGCAACTGCGCGTATAATAACGACAGTCGGCAAAATGTTGGATGACTTGATGAGTGCGGTAAGATAG